The genomic segment GGGCGACGCGGAGCATCGCCTCGCCGCCGGCGGGCGTCTCGGTGCCGTCACCCTCGGTTTCCGTTTCCGTGCCGGTCTCCGTCTCCGTCTGCTGTTCCGTCTCGGTCACGGTGTCCGTCGAGTCCATGCCGCCGCTTTCGGTGTCGGTCGCGGTTGGCGTGCCGCTCTGCCCGCCGCTGTCACTACAGCCGGCGAGGGCGACCAGCGCGCCGCCGGCAACTGTTAGTACACCGCGTCGAGTCTTGCTTTCTCGTTGCATCGGTTGGCTCGACAGCGTCCGGGGTTATGGTAAGTGACAGTGTACGGCACGTAAACCGGCATTTAATTCGCCACTCCGTCGACGGTGTCCGGCCCGAATAGAGGCCGCGCTCGGCACTACGCGGAAATCGGTCGAGTAACGTCCGGTCAGGGACCTCACTCGGCGAACAGGCTATCGACGATTTCCTCGGGGTCGAACGGTTCGAGATCGCCGTAGTCCTGCCCGGTTCCCAGGAAGAGAATCGGTTTGCCGGTGACGTGGGCCACCGAGATGGCCGCACCGCCCTGCGGGTCGGCGTCGGCCTTCGTCAGCACCGCGCCGTCGATTTCGGCCGCGTCGTCGAACTCGCGGGCGCGGTTGACCGCGTCCTGCCCCGCGACGGCCTCGTCGACGAACAGCGTCATATCGGGGTCGATGTTGCGGTCGATTTTGGCCAGCTGGGCCATCAGATCGTCGGAGGTGTGGAGGCGACCCGCCGTGTCGCCCAGCACCACGTCGATATCGTTGGCCTTGGCGTACTCGACCGCGTCGTAGACGACGGCCGTCGGGTCCGACCCCTGCTCGTGGGTGATAATCTTCTTGTCGAGGTTCTGGGCGTGCTTTTCGAGTTGCTCGTTCGCGCCGGCCCGGTAGGTGTCGCCGTTGGCCAGCACCGTCGAGAGCCCGCGGTCCTCGAAGTAGCGGGCGAGTTTTGCGATAGTCGTCGTCTTCCCGACGCCGTTGACGCCGGTGAAGATGATGACGACGGGCTTGTCGGCCGCCTGCACCCGCTCGTCGAAGTCGAACTGGCCGACGCTGATGACGTCGAACAGGGCTTCACGCAGCGCGTCCCGGACCAAGTTGCCCGTACTGGAGAGCCGCCGGCGCGTCTCGCCGGTGAGGTTCTCCTCCACGCCGGAGAGAATCTCGTTGGCGACGCTCATCTCCACGTCGCTGGACAGCAAGGCGAGTTCGAGGTCGTCCAGATGCTTCTGGAGGTCCTCCTCTTCGATGACGGTCTTCCCCGTGGCCATGATTTTGGCCTTCTCGGTGAAGCTCCGCCCACCGCTGTCGTCGTCTTCCTCGTCGGGTGCCAGCGTCGGAACGTCGTCGGTGGCCTCGTCTCCGGACGCATCGTCGGCATCAGCCTCTGGGGACGCATCGTCGGCGTCCGCAGCTCCGGACACCTCGTCGGCATCCGTCTCTCGGGACGTGTCGTCGGCCGGCACGTCTTCGTCGACCGATGCGTCCTCGGTCGACGCGGCCTCGGCTGGCGGTTCCGGTGTCGAGTCGGCGTCGGGCGAGGTCGCGTCGTCACTGTCGGTCGACGCGTCATCGGCCTCGGCAGTCGTATCGGCTTCGGACTCCGTGTCCGCCTCGGGCTCCGAAACGGCCTCCTCGTCGTCGACCGCTTCGTCGTCGACCGCTTCGTCGTCGACCGCTTCGTCTTCGGCCGCTTCGTCGTCGACGTCTTCTTCGACGTCGCTGGTGAACCCGCTGAGCTTGTCCTTCAGTCCGTCGAACATATCGACCTTACTCGTCGGACTGCTGCTCTTCCTGCTGTTGCATCATCTGCTGCATCTGCTGTTGTTGCATCTGCTGGGCCTGCTGTTCGAGTTCGCTCATCTCGCCCTCGACCTCGGCCTTGTCGTCCTGCAGTCCTTCGATGTGGCCGTCGAGGGTCTCTTTTTTCGTTTCGAGCGTGTCGACGGCGCCGCCCTGGTCGCGCTCCGCGGCGTAGCCGCCGCCCAGGGAGACGACGATCTCGTCGATGTCGTCGACCGTCGCGCGGACGTAGGCCTCGCCGCCGATGGGGACCTGCACCGTCGCGCCCGACTCCAGCACGTCGATGGCCTCGATGGCGTCGTCGATGTCGGATTTCTTCCCCTGCAGGCGCTCGACTTCCTCGTCGATGGCCTCCATCTCCTGTTCGAGCTGCTCGATCTCCTGCTGGAGCTGCTGCATGCCGCCGCCACCGCCACCGCCGCCCATCATGCTGCCACCTCGTCGATGGAGATCTGTGTGCGCTTGAGGTTGTGCTGGGAGCCGAAGTTACTGTAGACGCGCTCGGTGGCGACGTCCTCGTTCGGCGCCTCGACCTCCTGTTCGAACTGCTGTGGCCCGTCTCGGGCCGGGAAACTACCGCGAACAGTGTACGTGCTCATATCCTCCGGTGCGGGCAGGACAGGGAAGTATCTTCCCCTTCAGCCTTTCTCAGTCTCGCTGACGGGGCCCGATTGTGGGGTCGACAGCGCTTATGACGGTCGCCGCCGACAGTAGCGACACAGTGGGACGTGACAGGTCAGAGCGGGGCGGTAGCGGCGGGACGCTGTTCCCGGGGCAGCGCCAGCTCTCCGAGTCGCATACGGTCCTGTGGGCGGTGGTTATCCTGGCGTCGCTGTTCGACGTCGTGACCACCATGGTCGGCATCCAGCGGGGGCTCGGGGAGGGTAACGCGGTCGCCCGGGCGTTCATCGAGACCTACGGCACGCCCGGCATCGGTCTGTTGAAGTTCAGCGCGCTAGTGGTGGTCGTCATCGCGTGGGCGCGGTTCGACGACCGCCGGGCGACGGCCGTCCTCGTCGGCTTCGCGCTCGTCTCGCTCGTCGTGGTCGCGCTGAACGCGGTGACACTCGCCGGCGTCTGAGGCCGTTCGACACCTCGCTACGTCTCCGGCGCGTATATCATATCACCGCCACACATCGGACAGGACGTTCTGAGTATCTCCGTCGCGTACTCACACCGCCGACAGACGAGCGGTTTCGGCTCCGTTATCGATGGTTCCTTCTCTGACATGTCTTACAGTTCGTCATCTATCATGATAAATGTTGACATTGGTCGGGTAGTAGCGCACTCGAACGGCGCCACTACTCACGGTGTGACGAACAGCCCCGCCGCTGGCGGTCGGGACGCGACGCGGAAAACGGAGCGGTCAGTCGATGTAGCCCAGCGTGGCGTCGATACGGCCCAGTTCCGGACCGGAGGTGTCCGTGCCACAGACGTAGCCGGAGTCGTTTGCCACGAGGCCGGAACCGACCAGCGGGCCGCCGTAGTTGACGGTGCCGATGTCGGCCGGTACATCGAGCAGCTCCTCCAGCGCGTCGAGCTCGCCGTCCGTGGCCTTCGGATGACAGAGGACGCCGCTATCGGTGGCGACGGCGGCGGTGCCGACGGTGTTGACGCCGGCGACGACGCCGCGTTCGACGGGCACGTCCAGCCCGTCTCGCACCGCCTGAACGGCCTCGCGGGAGAGGTCGGGGTGGACGTACGCCCCCGAGTCGTTACAGCAGACGACGTTCCCGGCGGCGTTGATGCGGCCGGGTAGCTCCGTCACCGGAACGTCGACGACGTCCTGGATACGTTCGATTTCGGATTCACGCACACGCGAGGAGACGAGGAGCCCGTTCTCGTTGCCGGTCGCCAGCGCGCCGACCGTCGCGGAGTGACCCACGGTGGTCGGGATGGCGGGCACTTCGAGCTCCTCGCTCAGGTCCTCGGCCAGCGATTCGTCTACGTCGGGGCGAACCAGCACGCAGTTGTCGGTCGCACGGGCGAAGACACCGACGTACGACGACCCGGAGAATGCCGCGCGGAGCAAGGGTTATTCCGCTGTCTCTGCTTCGACGACTGCCTCGCCCTCTTCCTCGAAGCGGGCGGCGCGCACGCGAAGCTTGCTCGGCGGGCTCGACCGGCCTCGGGCCCACGTCGTCTCGTTTATCGAGGGGTCGATACGGACGGCGTCCTCCTCGACGGAGAAGTGCTGGGCGAGGTGCTCGCGGACGAGTCGGATCGCCTTGTCGGCCTTCTTGTGGTTCGGCTCGGCTCTCGCGTCGCGGAGCGGAATCGTGACGACACGCTCCTCAAAGTCACCGGCGCTCATTATTCGTCAGTGTCGCCCCGGCGCCAGTGTCGGCGCTTCGGGTTGCGCTGGACTTCGCGGTCGGTCTTGAGCATGACCCAAGACGGGACGCGACTGTTCTGCTTGTCGAGTTTGGCCAGACGCTTCTTCTTGGCCTTCGACTTCTTGCTCATGGTGTCGGCACTTCTGTGCCACGGCTTAAATTCCTTCCTTTTCCGCTCGCCGTGCGTCGACTGTGATAGGCGGCTTTCGTTATCATGGTGTGTAATCGGGCACGAAGCGTTAAGTGCGGAAATCGGCAGATAGCCACACGTGAATCGTCGGTCCGTACTACAGGCGGTCGGAGCGGGACTGGGAGCCGCTAGTTCCGGCTGTCTCGGTGGTGGTGGCGAAGTCATCGTGACCGTCAAGCGAGACGTCACCGTCGACCCCGGGACGGCGTGGATGGAGACGGGGATTCCGGATCTCTCGGAGTCGGGCGGCGCTATCGAATACATCGTTCGCGCGGAGACGCCGTTCGACGTCTACTTCTTCAGCGACGAGGCCGACTTCCGCAAGTACGACGCCTACATCAAGGGCGACGACCCCGACGAAACCCCGCCCGGGAACGACGAGTTCAGCCAGGCGGCAGTGCCAAAAGAGGGCTCCGGGATGTACGAGGCGGCGACGGACGACGGTGGGGGTCGCCAGTCGGTTGGGGCCTCGGGTCCGTACTACTTCGCCGTGGACCACTCGAACTACCGCATGGAGAACCGCGTCGAGGCGTTCGACGACCCGCTGACGGCCTTCGTGGACCTGGAGGTCGTCCGGAAGCGGTCGCTGCTCTAGACGAACGCGAGCGGCACCATCGCCAGCACGCCGGCGAGGACCCCGGTCAGTAGTTCCCGCTTGCCGCCGCCGGCGAGGTTCTGGCCGTACTCCAGCGCCTCGGGAACGAACTCCGTCGCGACGAGGTAGATCATCGCACCGGCTGCAAAGCCGAATCCAAAGGGGAGGAACTCCCGCGCCAGCGTCACGAAGTAGTAGGCGATGACCGCGCCGACGGGCTGGGGCAGCGAGGAGAAGACGGCCCACCACACCATCTTCGGCTCGCTGACGCCGAGTGACCGCAGCGGGATGGCGATAGCCGTCCCCTCCGGGACGTTGTGGATGGAGATAGCCACCGTCATGAACACCGCAAGCAGCGGGACGGCGAGGCCCGCGATAGCGACCGAGTCGCCCGCCCCGGCCCCGTCCAGCCCGAGCTCCGCGAAGGAGACGCCGACGGCGACCCCCTCGGGGAAACTGTGGACCGTCAGGATGCCGAGGATGAGCACCAGCTTCTTGAAGTCGGCCTGCTCGAACTTTTTGGGCCCGTGGTCGAAGCCCTCCAGGGCCTCGTGACCGACGACGACGAGGACGACGCCGGTGAGCAGGCCCGGCACCAGGAGAATCGGTGAACCGTAGTTGAGCCCTTCCCGCACCAACCCGAACACCGACGCAGCGACCATGATACCCGAGGCGAGCCCCCACAGCAACACGTTCCATCGGTCCGAGAAGTCGTCGACCAGAAAGAACGGAACGGCCCCCAGACCGGTCGCCAGCGCCGTCAGCAACCCGGCGACGAAGACGAAGGCGACGTTCTCGAAGGCGACCATGAGAACCCTACTGGACTCCGACGCATAACAATTATCATTTTTCTGATTGTTTTTGGTCGGCCTAGAGCTGCGTACTACCTGTCAGAGCGCAATCGAGTCTACGGTACGGTACACCGGACCGTCGTCCCGCAGGACGCTCTCCGTGAGACGGAGTTCCTCGACCGGCAGTCGGCCCACGTCAGGGTCGTCGTGCTCGACGACGCGGCGGACCTGCGCTTTCCCGCCGGCGTGGTCCAGCCGGGCAATGGTGGCGTGGGGCGTGAACTCGTGTTCCTCGGCCTCGAACCCCATCGCCGTGGTTCGGTCCTCGACGGTCTCGTGGAGCGCCGTCAGTTCCCGGTCACCGTGGTCCTCCCGGACGCCGACCCAGACGACGCTGATGTAGTCGAGCGACGGGAAGACGCCGAGCCCTCCGAAGTGGGCCTCGAACGGGTCGACACCGCTGTCCTCGACGGCCGTTTCGAGCGCGTCCACGAGGTCGTCGACGCGCTCCGGGTCGGTGTCACCGAGGAATTTGAGGGTGACGTGGGCCTGCTCCGGGTCGGTCAGTCGCAGGCCAGCGGTGTCCTCGAACCGCTGTTGTACGTCGGCTACGGCGTGGGCCAGACCGTCGAGGTCGACGCTGACGAACAGTCGTTTGCTCATACCGTGGGTCCGCTTGCCACGCACTTGGAACTGACTGAGCCGGGGACGCAGCCCTTAACCCGCCTGACCGCCAACCGTGGGGCAATGACAGACCGAGAGCCCGAGGACCACCAGTTCTCAGAGGGACAGGGGTTCGACGACCCCTACGAGGGGTTCGACCTCGAACCCCCGGAGTTCGAAGTCGACCCCGACAAGGTCGATCCCGTCGACTCCCGTGTCCTGACTGACATGCTGGACCGGCGCAACGTCACGTCCGACGCCGTCGACCCCGGAAAGCTGCTCGACGTTGGGCTGGAGTACATGCATATCAACCGCCACGAACAGGCCGCCGAGACGTTCGAGCGGGTCGCCCAGTTCACCGACGACGAGCGACTGAAACAGGAAGCGTGGACGAACAAGGGCGCGGCCCACGCGCAACTGGAGGAGTGGGACGCCGCCATCGGCGCCTACAAAGAGGCGCTCAACTTCGACGACGAGTCCGACCACGCGGCGACGGCCGAGACGAACCTCGCGTACGCGCTGTGGGAGTCGGGCCGCACCGAGCAGGCGCTCGAACACGCCGAGCGAGCCGTCGAGATCGACCCGCGCTTTGGCGAAGCGTGGTACAACCGCGGTTTCTTCCTGCTCGAACGCGGGCTCGCCGAGGACGCCCTC from the Halomicroarcula saliterrae genome contains:
- the thpR gene encoding RNA 2',3'-cyclic phosphodiesterase, yielding MSKRLFVSVDLDGLAHAVADVQQRFEDTAGLRLTDPEQAHVTLKFLGDTDPERVDDLVDALETAVEDSGVDPFEAHFGGLGVFPSLDYISVVWVGVREDHGDRELTALHETVEDRTTAMGFEAEEHEFTPHATIARLDHAGGKAQVRRVVEHDDPDVGRLPVEELRLTESVLRDDGPVYRTVDSIAL
- a CDS encoding 50S ribosomal protein L39e, giving the protein MSKKSKAKKKRLAKLDKQNSRVPSWVMLKTDREVQRNPKRRHWRRGDTDE
- a CDS encoding DUF5658 family protein, coding for MGRDRSERGGSGGTLFPGQRQLSESHTVLWAVVILASLFDVVTTMVGIQRGLGEGNAVARAFIETYGTPGIGLLKFSALVVVVIAWARFDDRRATAVLVGFALVSLVVVALNAVTLAGV
- the ftsY gene encoding signal recognition particle-docking protein FtsY translates to MFDGLKDKLSGFTSDVEEDVDDEAAEDEAVDDEAVDDEAVDDEEAVSEPEADTESEADTTAEADDASTDSDDATSPDADSTPEPPAEAASTEDASVDEDVPADDTSRETDADEVSGAADADDASPEADADDASGDEATDDVPTLAPDEEDDDSGGRSFTEKAKIMATGKTVIEEEDLQKHLDDLELALLSSDVEMSVANEILSGVEENLTGETRRRLSSTGNLVRDALREALFDVISVGQFDFDERVQAADKPVVIIFTGVNGVGKTTTIAKLARYFEDRGLSTVLANGDTYRAGANEQLEKHAQNLDKKIITHEQGSDPTAVVYDAVEYAKANDIDVVLGDTAGRLHTSDDLMAQLAKIDRNIDPDMTLFVDEAVAGQDAVNRAREFDDAAEIDGAVLTKADADPQGGAAISVAHVTGKPILFLGTGQDYGDLEPFDPEEIVDSLFAE
- the rpl18a gene encoding 50S ribosomal protein L18Ae — protein: MSTYTVRGSFPARDGPQQFEQEVEAPNEDVATERVYSNFGSQHNLKRTQISIDEVAA
- a CDS encoding 50S ribosomal protein L31e, which translates into the protein MSAGDFEERVVTIPLRDARAEPNHKKADKAIRLVREHLAQHFSVEEDAVRIDPSINETTWARGRSSPPSKLRVRAARFEEEGEAVVEAETAE
- a CDS encoding ZIP family metal transporter encodes the protein MVAFENVAFVFVAGLLTALATGLGAVPFFLVDDFSDRWNVLLWGLASGIMVAASVFGLVREGLNYGSPILLVPGLLTGVVLVVVGHEALEGFDHGPKKFEQADFKKLVLILGILTVHSFPEGVAVGVSFAELGLDGAGAGDSVAIAGLAVPLLAVFMTVAISIHNVPEGTAIAIPLRSLGVSEPKMVWWAVFSSLPQPVGAVIAYYFVTLAREFLPFGFGFAAGAMIYLVATEFVPEALEYGQNLAGGGKRELLTGVLAGVLAMVPLAFV
- the pfdA gene encoding prefoldin subunit alpha; translation: MGGGGGGGGMQQLQQEIEQLEQEMEAIDEEVERLQGKKSDIDDAIEAIDVLESGATVQVPIGGEAYVRATVDDIDEIVVSLGGGYAAERDQGGAVDTLETKKETLDGHIEGLQDDKAEVEGEMSELEQQAQQMQQQQMQQMMQQQEEQQSDE
- a CDS encoding tetratricopeptide repeat protein, with product MTDREPEDHQFSEGQGFDDPYEGFDLEPPEFEVDPDKVDPVDSRVLTDMLDRRNVTSDAVDPGKLLDVGLEYMHINRHEQAAETFERVAQFTDDERLKQEAWTNKGAAHAQLEEWDAAIGAYKEALNFDDESDHAATAETNLAYALWESGRTEQALEHAERAVEIDPRFGEAWYNRGFFLLERGLAEDALDAFDNAIRLSFRNADVLEEKARALEELGEYDRAEELAEEVDEMREDAEQQLLE
- a CDS encoding translation initiation factor IF-6, coding for MLRAAFSGSSYVGVFARATDNCVLVRPDVDESLAEDLSEELEVPAIPTTVGHSATVGALATGNENGLLVSSRVRESEIERIQDVVDVPVTELPGRINAAGNVVCCNDSGAYVHPDLSREAVQAVRDGLDVPVERGVVAGVNTVGTAAVATDSGVLCHPKATDGELDALEELLDVPADIGTVNYGGPLVGSGLVANDSGYVCGTDTSGPELGRIDATLGYID